One genomic segment of uncultured Fretibacterium sp. includes these proteins:
- a CDS encoding proton-conducting transporter membrane subunit — protein MSGNCILLFPILWPMLGGLMSFLAGRASKRLRDYTADVVALVELTAVCHLGYFLGDGGASFLHINGFCALGLSFRLDGFRFVYLVVIAFMWLVTTIFSREYLAHYRNRNRYHLFVLWTLGAIVGVFLSADLYTTFIFFELMSLTSLVMVIQDETRAALRAAETYLAITIIGGLVTLLGLLLLYAQTGTLDMALLPIATASMLNRSELYLAGVLIFVGFGAKAAVFPLHVWLPTAHPVAPAPSSALLSGVLTKSGLFGILVLSTGIFLHNALWGLMLMVLGVSTMVVGAVLALFSVDIKRTLACSSMSQIGFILTGISMQCFLGEDNALAVQGTMVYMVNHSLVKLVLFLVAGIIHMNTGKLNLNEIRGYGRGKPLLLFVFSMGALGLAGVPLWSGYVGKTLIHESIVEHIHQLHAPERIGAISELLHSGLFTLQNEVVLFQAVEWIFLISGALTAAYMFKLFAALFLSEPAGHPHSRRAYVSTPNAVLLTLAASILPLLGLFPHRLMTPIGALGSPFMNGPPPTHPVDYFAWANLKGAVLTLTLGAAFYFLIVYARLMRRGPDGHRRYIDPWPEWLDLERTLYRPILTGLLPFLGALLARVVDFLCDGLGSWSFSHGLPFLSAFLARSVDLLCDGFGSWSFSRGLPFLSTLFARAASALCDSPISWLLSRTSNGRSTFFPGNGNGLAVRSEGRTEKDAPSFRTSLPSSLAYSLLTFALGLLFVLLYLLM, from the coding sequence ATGAGTGGCAACTGTATTCTGTTGTTTCCAATTCTCTGGCCGATGCTGGGAGGGCTGATGTCCTTCCTCGCCGGACGCGCCAGCAAGCGCCTCCGCGACTATACCGCCGACGTCGTAGCCCTCGTCGAGCTCACCGCGGTCTGCCACCTCGGATACTTTCTGGGAGACGGGGGGGCCTCCTTCCTGCATATCAACGGATTCTGCGCACTCGGCCTTTCCTTCAGGCTCGACGGGTTCCGGTTCGTCTATCTCGTCGTCATCGCCTTCATGTGGCTGGTGACCACAATTTTCTCCCGAGAATATCTGGCCCACTACCGAAACCGGAACCGCTACCACCTCTTCGTCCTCTGGACCCTGGGGGCCATCGTGGGCGTCTTCCTCTCCGCAGACCTCTACACCACCTTCATCTTCTTCGAGTTGATGTCGCTGACCTCCTTGGTCATGGTCATCCAGGACGAGACGCGCGCCGCCCTGCGCGCCGCGGAGACTTATTTGGCCATCACCATCATCGGAGGACTCGTCACCCTCCTGGGACTCCTCCTCCTCTACGCCCAGACTGGGACGCTCGACATGGCCCTTCTCCCCATAGCCACAGCAAGCATGCTCAATCGTTCGGAGCTCTACCTCGCAGGGGTTCTCATCTTCGTCGGGTTCGGGGCCAAGGCCGCCGTGTTCCCCCTCCACGTCTGGCTCCCCACGGCGCATCCGGTGGCCCCCGCCCCGTCGAGCGCACTGCTCTCCGGCGTCCTCACCAAGTCCGGCCTGTTCGGGATCCTCGTGCTCAGCACGGGGATATTTCTCCACAACGCTCTCTGGGGACTGATGCTCATGGTGCTCGGCGTGAGCACCATGGTCGTCGGCGCCGTGCTCGCACTCTTCTCGGTCGACATCAAGCGGACCCTCGCCTGCTCGTCCATGTCCCAAATCGGGTTCATCCTCACGGGCATCTCCATGCAGTGCTTCCTCGGGGAGGACAACGCCCTGGCCGTCCAGGGAACCATGGTCTATATGGTCAACCACTCGCTGGTCAAGCTGGTGCTCTTCCTCGTCGCGGGCATCATCCACATGAACACCGGCAAGCTGAACCTGAACGAGATCCGGGGCTATGGGCGCGGCAAGCCCCTGCTCCTGTTCGTATTCTCCATGGGAGCGCTCGGCCTCGCCGGGGTTCCCCTCTGGAGTGGGTACGTCGGCAAGACGCTCATCCATGAGAGCATCGTCGAGCACATCCACCAACTGCACGCGCCGGAACGCATTGGCGCCATATCGGAGCTGCTCCACTCCGGGCTCTTCACGCTGCAAAACGAGGTGGTCCTGTTCCAGGCCGTGGAGTGGATATTCCTGATCTCGGGGGCCCTGACCGCGGCCTACATGTTCAAGCTCTTCGCCGCGCTCTTTCTGAGCGAACCAGCAGGGCACCCGCACTCCAGACGAGCCTATGTCAGCACTCCAAACGCCGTGCTCCTCACACTGGCCGCATCGATACTTCCTCTCCTGGGCCTTTTCCCGCATCGCCTGATGACCCCGATCGGGGCACTGGGCTCACCGTTCATGAACGGGCCCCCTCCTACGCACCCCGTCGATTACTTCGCATGGGCCAACCTGAAGGGCGCGGTGCTGACCCTGACCCTGGGTGCAGCTTTTTATTTCCTGATCGTCTACGCCCGACTGATGCGGCGCGGACCGGACGGACACCGCCGCTACATCGACCCCTGGCCCGAATGGCTGGACCTGGAACGCACTCTCTACCGTCCCATTCTGACCGGGCTGCTGCCGTTCCTCGGCGCCCTCCTTGCTCGCGTCGTTGACTTCCTCTGCGACGGACTCGGTTCCTGGAGCTTCTCCCATGGGCTACCCTTCCTCAGTGCCTTCCTCGCGCGATCGGTCGACCTCCTCTGCGACGGATTCGGTTCCTGGAGCTTCTCCCGTGGGCTGCCCTTCCTCAGTACCCTGTTCGCGAGGGCCGCAAGCGCCCTGTGCGATAGCCCCATCTCCTGGCTGCTCTCCCGGACCTCGAACGGGCGTTCCACGTTTTTCCCCGGAAACGGCAATGGCCTCGCCGTTCGCTCCGAGGGTCGTACCGAGAAGGACGCCCCCTCCTTCCGGACGTCCCTGCCCTCGAGCCTCGCCTACAGCCTGCTGACCTTCGCATTGGGGCTCCTTTTCGTCCTGCTCTATCTCCTGATGTGA
- the purE gene encoding 5-(carboxyamino)imidazole ribonucleotide mutase, translating to MKKVAVILGSDSDLPVAERAFGVLRSLRIPFAAHVMSAHRTPDTVASFARSAREEGFGAIIALAGKAAHLAGVVAAHTRLPVVGVPVRSPDLGGLDALLSTVQMPSGVPVAAVAIDGAANAAWLAARILAVEDGALAAMLEERAEAMEREVAQKDAALRGRLETEP from the coding sequence ATGAAAAAAGTTGCCGTGATTCTGGGGAGCGACAGCGACCTTCCCGTGGCGGAGCGCGCGTTCGGCGTGCTCCGATCCCTCCGTATCCCCTTCGCCGCGCACGTCATGTCGGCACACCGCACGCCCGACACCGTGGCGTCGTTCGCACGAAGCGCGCGAGAAGAGGGCTTTGGGGCGATCATCGCCCTGGCGGGCAAGGCTGCGCACCTGGCGGGCGTCGTCGCCGCGCACACGCGCCTTCCCGTCGTCGGGGTCCCGGTCCGGTCCCCCGACCTGGGGGGGCTGGACGCCCTGCTCTCGACCGTCCAGATGCCGTCGGGCGTACCGGTCGCCGCTGTGGCGATCGACGGGGCCGCCAACGCCGCATGGCTCGCGGCCCGGATCCTCGCCGTGGAGGATGGAGCGTTGGCCGCCATGCTGGAGGAGCGCGCCGAGGCCATGGAGCGGGAGGTCGCCCAGAAGGACGCCGCCCTGCGCGGGCGGCTGGAGACCGAACCATGA
- a CDS encoding proton-conducting transporter membrane subunit: MNLSPLMIFPVLFPIVSGMALMFFRPGTDEHRHRYETFVVLMNALLVFVSISWAGDGTLTLWRATETLALSFRMDALSKTFAVLVSVIWPLVTFYAFGYLKRRPPEDRFFAFFLTTLGILIGIAYAANFLTLYLFYELLTFATLPLVMHSQKQEAIRAAMKYLFYSITGACLALTGFFFFHRYGVSTDFTPGGVLDAAKLAGKENLMLTASFLTLVGFGAKAGLVPLHAWLPTAHPVAPTPASAVLSGLITKAGVVAIIRTVYFLAGPRFLRGTWVQTTMLSLSLLTIFMGSMLAYMEKHLKKRIAYSSVSQVSYIVLGLMLLTPDGVTGALLQLVAHAFAKSCLFLSAGVIIYFRLPDSNYHYVDQLRGVGKELPVTLACFTLASMSLIGVPPTGGFVGKWFLAVGALNPGLGRMGLSGVIVLLISAVLTAGYLLPIAISAFFPGKDYDYERPLPPRPPLNMQIPLILLSVAALLAGVFAGPLVRYFGQFAATVL, translated from the coding sequence ATGAATCTGTCCCCGCTCATGATCTTTCCGGTTCTGTTTCCCATCGTCTCGGGTATGGCGCTCATGTTCTTCCGCCCGGGTACGGACGAGCATCGCCATCGTTACGAGACATTCGTCGTCCTCATGAACGCCCTGCTGGTTTTCGTCTCCATCTCGTGGGCCGGCGACGGAACCCTGACGCTCTGGAGGGCGACGGAAACCCTGGCTCTGTCCTTCCGCATGGACGCGCTATCCAAAACCTTCGCCGTTCTGGTCTCGGTGATCTGGCCCCTCGTGACCTTCTACGCCTTCGGGTACCTGAAGCGCCGGCCGCCGGAGGATCGCTTCTTCGCCTTCTTCCTCACGACGCTCGGCATCCTGATCGGCATCGCCTATGCCGCGAACTTCCTGACGCTCTACCTCTTTTACGAGCTGCTGACCTTCGCGACCCTGCCTCTGGTGATGCACTCCCAGAAACAGGAGGCCATACGCGCCGCCATGAAGTACCTCTTCTACTCCATCACGGGAGCGTGCCTGGCCCTGACTGGATTTTTCTTTTTCCATCGCTACGGTGTCTCCACGGATTTCACGCCTGGCGGCGTCCTGGATGCCGCCAAACTTGCGGGGAAGGAGAACCTGATGCTGACGGCCTCCTTCCTGACCCTCGTCGGGTTCGGGGCGAAGGCGGGACTGGTCCCCCTGCACGCCTGGCTCCCGACGGCGCACCCCGTGGCGCCGACCCCGGCCAGCGCGGTGCTGTCCGGGCTGATCACCAAGGCGGGGGTGGTGGCCATCATCCGCACTGTCTACTTTCTGGCCGGCCCCCGGTTTCTGCGCGGAACCTGGGTGCAGACGACGATGCTCTCCCTTTCCCTCCTCACCATTTTCATGGGTTCGATGCTGGCCTACATGGAGAAGCATCTGAAAAAGCGCATCGCCTACTCGTCCGTAAGCCAGGTGTCCTACATCGTCCTTGGGCTGATGCTGCTCACCCCGGACGGCGTGACGGGAGCCTTGCTTCAGCTCGTGGCCCACGCCTTCGCCAAGAGCTGTCTGTTCCTGAGCGCAGGGGTGATCATCTACTTCAGGCTGCCCGACTCCAACTATCACTATGTCGATCAGCTCAGAGGAGTGGGCAAGGAACTCCCCGTCACCCTTGCCTGCTTTACCCTGGCCTCCATGTCCCTGATCGGCGTTCCTCCCACCGGTGGGTTCGTCGGCAAATGGTTCCTGGCGGTTGGGGCGCTCAATCCAGGGCTCGGACGGATGGGGCTGAGCGGGGTGATCGTGCTGCTGATCAGTGCGGTGCTCACGGCGGGCTACCTGCTGCCCATCGCCATAAGCGCCTTTTTCCCCGGAAAAGACTACGACTATGAGAGGCCGTTGCCTCCCAGGCCTCCCCTCAACATGCAGATTCCCTTGATACTCCTCAGTGTGGCAGCCTTATTGGCGGGCGTATTTGCCGGTCCCCTGGTCCGATATTTCGGGCAATTCGCGGCAACGGTTCTTTAA
- a CDS encoding proton-conducting transporter membrane subunit, which translates to MSAWSLLLPILIPSAAALVLPSTKLRTGKALAFCVGTIVTANSILTLLIAWCAPAGTLPLLHLSSTLSFALRLDGLGMLFSVLVSVLWVPTTFYALEYMKHEGREKAFFSWFILTYGVVLGIAFSANLLTLYFFYELMTLTTLPLVMHAMDDRARAAGRKYLIYSVGGAACAFIALVFTIGHGAGASFAMGGNLDATAAAVPRNTLLTVYLLGFLGFGVKAAIFPFHGWLPSASVAPTPVTALLHAVAVVKGGVFAIIRLTYFVFGPELLRGSWAQATALILACVTIVYGSSRALASRHLKLRFAWSTVAQLSYILLGALLLTPEGLAGGLTHMAGHALMKINLFFCAGAILYKTHREYLFDMQGIGAGMPKTLFCLAVSGMALSGIPPLAGFVGKWQIGTAATAAPYGYMGLTALMISALLTVLYIFSILGITTMPGKGFDFKTANQGVEDPNALMTVPMFVLAAAAILYGLYAGPAIRFFGQIAAGVL; encoded by the coding sequence ATGTCAGCCTGGTCTCTTCTCCTTCCCATCCTGATTCCATCGGCGGCCGCCCTGGTCCTCCCCTCGACGAAGCTACGGACCGGAAAAGCGCTCGCATTTTGCGTAGGAACCATCGTAACGGCAAACTCGATCCTCACACTGCTGATCGCATGGTGCGCTCCGGCGGGGACGCTGCCCCTGCTCCACCTTTCCTCCACCCTGTCGTTCGCCCTGCGTCTCGATGGCCTGGGGATGCTGTTTTCCGTGCTCGTGTCGGTCCTCTGGGTGCCGACGACGTTCTACGCCCTCGAGTACATGAAGCACGAGGGACGAGAAAAAGCCTTTTTCTCCTGGTTCATCCTGACCTACGGCGTGGTGCTCGGCATCGCCTTCTCCGCGAACCTGTTGACGCTCTACTTTTTTTATGAGCTCATGACCCTGACCACGCTGCCGCTCGTGATGCACGCCATGGACGACCGCGCCAGGGCCGCGGGCAGAAAGTACCTAATCTATTCGGTCGGCGGCGCGGCCTGTGCCTTCATCGCACTGGTCTTCACGATCGGGCACGGCGCCGGAGCGTCCTTCGCAATGGGGGGAAACCTGGATGCGACCGCAGCGGCCGTACCCCGGAATACGTTGCTTACCGTCTATCTTCTGGGATTTCTGGGGTTCGGCGTCAAGGCCGCGATCTTTCCGTTCCATGGATGGCTGCCGTCCGCATCCGTAGCCCCCACCCCGGTCACGGCGCTGCTTCACGCCGTGGCCGTCGTCAAGGGGGGCGTATTCGCGATCATCCGTCTGACGTACTTCGTCTTTGGCCCGGAGCTCCTGCGGGGGAGCTGGGCCCAGGCCACTGCACTGATTCTGGCCTGCGTCACAATCGTCTACGGCTCCTCCAGGGCGCTGGCCTCCCGGCACCTGAAGCTGCGCTTCGCCTGGTCCACGGTCGCTCAGCTCTCCTATATCCTGCTGGGAGCTCTGCTCCTCACCCCGGAGGGCCTCGCCGGCGGCCTGACCCACATGGCCGGACACGCGCTGATGAAGATCAACTTGTTCTTCTGCGCAGGAGCGATCCTGTATAAGACACACCGGGAATACCTTTTCGACATGCAAGGCATCGGAGCGGGGATGCCCAAAACACTCTTCTGCCTTGCCGTTTCAGGGATGGCCCTCTCCGGCATTCCTCCGCTGGCGGGCTTCGTGGGCAAGTGGCAGATCGGGACCGCCGCGACAGCCGCCCCCTACGGTTATATGGGCCTTACCGCCCTGATGATCTCGGCACTGCTGACGGTGCTCTATATCTTCTCCATCCTTGGCATCACCACCATGCCCGGCAAGGGCTTCGATTTCAAGACGGCCAACCAGGGCGTCGAGGATCCCAACGCCCTGATGACCGTCCCGATGTTTGTCCTGGCCGCCGCCGCCATTCTGTACGGCCTGTACGCGGGACCGGCGATCCGCTTCTTCGGACAGATCGCCGCGGGGGTGCTCTGA
- a CDS encoding TMEM43 family protein: MAYTETTQTSWGSRLGSAFKGILTGIVLVVVGTVLLYWNEGRTVKTGGAINEARSLAVRAEDISRADPALAGKVIYATGRADTQDVLTDPIFGVSAPAINISRRVEYYQWQEHSRQEKRKKLGGGEETVTTYTYTREWVGGPIDSGAFRDPDYQGRNKVLARYEDETLYAPNVTFGAYTLPDFLKRSIGGAVPLDIVLDEERKKAIFEGLAVESAPAGNAVLPAAGSSDPASADAALMGGVSGVVPQDRYVHAQGNVLYLGENPGSPQIGDVRVTFTQTPPADVSIIAQVVGNTFEEFTASNGYTFSRLDMGTVGMERMFAGAESDNATMAWILRVVGTIVVIAGLGTILHPLSVIADVIPILGSIVGAGTGFVAFLLGLAWSLLVIAVAWIRFRPVLAVSLLGGVVVLLGLLFVKGRKGRAA; encoded by the coding sequence ATGGCTTACACGGAAACGACGCAGACAAGTTGGGGAAGCCGCCTGGGCAGCGCGTTCAAGGGGATTCTGACAGGCATCGTCCTGGTCGTGGTGGGGACGGTCCTTCTGTATTGGAACGAGGGTCGGACTGTCAAGACGGGCGGGGCGATCAACGAGGCCCGCAGCCTCGCAGTCAGGGCGGAGGATATCTCCAGGGCCGATCCCGCCCTGGCGGGAAAGGTAATTTACGCGACGGGCCGGGCCGATACCCAGGACGTGCTCACGGACCCCATCTTCGGCGTGTCCGCCCCGGCCATCAACATCAGCCGGAGGGTGGAGTACTATCAGTGGCAGGAGCACTCCAGACAGGAGAAACGCAAGAAGCTGGGCGGCGGCGAGGAGACCGTCACCACCTACACCTACACCAGGGAATGGGTCGGCGGACCGATCGACTCGGGGGCGTTCAGGGACCCGGACTATCAGGGGCGCAACAAAGTCCTGGCCAGGTACGAGGACGAGACGCTCTACGCGCCCAATGTCACCTTCGGGGCCTACACGCTGCCGGACTTCCTGAAGCGCTCCATCGGCGGGGCCGTTCCGCTGGATATCGTATTGGACGAGGAGAGGAAGAAGGCGATCTTCGAGGGGCTTGCGGTGGAGTCCGCCCCGGCGGGGAACGCCGTACTCCCGGCGGCGGGCTCCTCCGACCCGGCATCCGCGGACGCCGCACTCATGGGGGGCGTTTCGGGCGTGGTCCCTCAGGATCGTTACGTCCACGCGCAGGGCAACGTCCTCTACCTTGGGGAGAACCCCGGTTCGCCGCAGATCGGCGATGTCCGCGTGACCTTCACTCAGACGCCTCCGGCCGACGTGTCCATCATCGCACAGGTGGTCGGGAACACCTTCGAGGAGTTCACGGCCTCCAACGGCTACACCTTCAGCCGGTTGGACATGGGCACGGTTGGCATGGAGAGGATGTTCGCCGGCGCCGAGAGCGATAACGCGACCATGGCCTGGATCCTGCGCGTCGTGGGGACGATCGTCGTCATCGCCGGCCTGGGGACAATTCTCCATCCGCTCTCCGTCATCGCCGACGTGATTCCGATCCTGGGAAGCATCGTCGGGGCGGGGACGGGGTTTGTGGCCTTCCTGCTGGGGCTGGCGTGGTCGCTCCTGGTCATCGCCGTCGCATGGATCCGATTCCGCCCTGTCCTGGCGGTGTCTCTCCTCGGAGGGGTCGTCGTCCTGCTGGGGCTCTTGTTTGTAAAGGGGCGTAAGGGCAGGGCGGCGTGA